The proteins below come from a single Pandoraea apista genomic window:
- the soxC gene encoding sulfite dehydrogenase yields MSKTSDSASRAGRLRRAPENFVDGNLAADIVRDGLNPTRRSFLQRSFLAAGAALAGGAAFAADAPASAGAAGDPMILEPRPWATSLGQAVAARPYGMPSKYEANLQRRQSPGLTQTTQASVAFTPLQGLFGIITPSGLHFERHHQGWQEIDPTQHRLMVHGLVREAKVYTMDDIMRLPSVSRMHFIECGANTGMEWGNAAVPTVQYTHGMLSCCEFTGVPLSVLLDDVGADTKRGQFVLAEGGDGSGMTRTISMEAALSDVLVAWGMNGEMLRPENGYPLRLVVPGVQGVSWVKWLRRIKVGDAPWNTKDETSHYVDLMPDGQHRQYTSIQECKSVITSPSGGQALLDRGYFNVTGLAWSGRGRIKRVDVSTDGGKSWRAARIESPVLPKCLTRFNFDWQWDGSPALLQSRAVDETGFVQPRYRQLREVRGTKSIYHNNAIQTWQVAANGEVTNVHVD; encoded by the coding sequence GTGAGCAAGACCAGCGATAGCGCATCGCGAGCCGGCCGTTTGCGCCGCGCTCCGGAGAATTTCGTCGACGGCAATCTGGCCGCCGACATCGTTCGCGACGGGTTGAACCCGACACGACGCAGTTTTCTGCAACGCAGCTTTCTGGCGGCAGGGGCCGCGCTGGCGGGTGGCGCCGCCTTCGCCGCCGACGCCCCGGCCAGTGCGGGCGCCGCCGGCGACCCGATGATTCTCGAGCCGCGCCCATGGGCCACCTCGCTGGGTCAGGCGGTCGCGGCACGTCCCTACGGCATGCCGTCGAAGTACGAAGCGAACCTGCAACGCCGCCAGTCGCCAGGACTCACGCAGACGACACAAGCCTCGGTCGCCTTCACACCGTTGCAAGGCCTGTTCGGCATCATCACGCCGAGCGGTCTGCACTTCGAACGTCACCATCAGGGCTGGCAGGAGATCGATCCGACGCAACACCGCCTGATGGTGCACGGTCTCGTGCGCGAGGCGAAGGTGTACACGATGGACGACATCATGCGTTTGCCGTCGGTGTCGCGCATGCACTTCATCGAATGCGGCGCGAATACCGGTATGGAGTGGGGCAATGCGGCGGTGCCGACGGTTCAGTACACGCATGGCATGCTGTCGTGCTGCGAATTCACAGGCGTGCCGTTGTCCGTGCTGCTCGACGATGTTGGCGCGGACACCAAGCGCGGCCAGTTCGTGCTGGCCGAAGGCGGCGACGGTTCCGGCATGACCCGCACGATCTCGATGGAGGCGGCGCTCTCAGATGTGCTCGTCGCGTGGGGCATGAACGGCGAAATGCTGCGCCCCGAGAACGGCTACCCGCTGCGCCTGGTCGTGCCCGGCGTGCAGGGCGTGTCGTGGGTGAAATGGCTGCGCCGTATCAAGGTTGGCGATGCGCCGTGGAATACCAAGGATGAAACCAGCCACTACGTCGACCTGATGCCGGACGGCCAGCATCGCCAGTACACCTCGATTCAGGAGTGCAAGTCGGTGATCACGTCGCCCTCAGGAGGGCAGGCGTTGCTCGATCGCGGCTATTTCAACGTGACGGGCCTTGCATGGTCGGGCCGCGGCCGCATCAAACGGGTTGACGTATCGACCGACGGCGGCAAGTCGTGGCGCGCGGCACGAATCGAATCGCCCGTGCTGCCGAAGTGTCTCACGCGCTTCAACTTCGACTGGCAATGGGACGGCTCGCCGGCATTGCTGCAAAGCCGCGCGGTGGACGAGACAGGTTTCGTACAGCCGCGTTACCGGCAACTGCGCGAGGTGCGCGGCACCAAGTCCATCTATCACAACAACGCTATCCAGACTTGGCAAGTGGCAGCAAACGGGGAGGTGACCAATGTTCACGTCGATTGA
- a CDS encoding c-type cytochrome, with product MFTSIERKSPRNAMRRVHALIVAGLWASALALIALTVVAWLSAPAKAAPVNAAQTAQTAQTAQTAQAASQASSSPVRIKAPTGIGRDATPAEVSAWDIDVRPDFKGLPKGQGSVADGQKLFDARCASCHGTFGESNEVFNPLVGGTTAEDIKTGHVASLRANNQPVRTTLMKVDTVSTIWDYIRRAMPWNAPRSLTPDEVYAVTAYILNLGEIVPSDFVLSDKNIADVQKLMPNRNGMTRAHGMWRVGDKPDTHNKACMQDCPEAGIVTSALPAYARDAHGDLAAQNRVIGPVRGVDTKLPPLSGTAAQNASVRKTAALATLGMASPDAPAQTATATSPAATLADKNGCLACHGVTDKKIGPAFSEVATKYHGQSDATEKLVAKIRAGGAGNWGSMPMPPQAQVAETDVRTMVDWILRGAH from the coding sequence ATGTTCACGTCGATTGAACGCAAGTCACCTCGCAACGCCATGCGGCGTGTGCATGCACTGATCGTCGCCGGACTCTGGGCGAGCGCGCTGGCGCTCATCGCACTGACGGTCGTGGCGTGGCTTTCGGCACCGGCCAAGGCGGCGCCGGTCAACGCCGCTCAGACCGCTCAGACCGCTCAGACCGCTCAGACCGCGCAGGCGGCATCGCAGGCATCGTCATCACCCGTCAGGATCAAGGCGCCCACGGGGATCGGGCGCGACGCCACGCCGGCCGAAGTCAGCGCATGGGACATCGATGTGCGTCCCGACTTCAAGGGGTTGCCGAAGGGGCAAGGTTCGGTGGCAGACGGACAGAAGCTGTTCGATGCGCGATGCGCGTCGTGTCACGGCACATTCGGCGAAAGTAACGAGGTGTTCAACCCGCTGGTGGGCGGCACCACGGCGGAAGACATCAAGACGGGGCACGTGGCGTCGCTGCGAGCGAACAACCAGCCGGTGCGCACCACGCTCATGAAGGTCGACACGGTCTCGACGATCTGGGATTACATCCGTCGCGCCATGCCGTGGAATGCACCGCGCTCGCTCACACCGGACGAGGTGTACGCAGTCACGGCCTACATTCTGAATCTTGGCGAGATCGTGCCGTCGGACTTCGTGCTATCGGACAAGAACATCGCCGATGTGCAGAAACTCATGCCGAATCGCAACGGGATGACGCGTGCGCACGGCATGTGGCGCGTGGGCGACAAACCGGATACCCATAACAAGGCGTGTATGCAGGATTGTCCCGAGGCTGGTATCGTGACGTCCGCACTCCCTGCGTACGCCCGCGACGCACATGGGGATCTGGCCGCGCAGAACCGGGTCATCGGACCGGTGCGCGGTGTCGATACGAAGCTGCCGCCGCTGTCGGGCACCGCCGCGCAAAATGCGTCGGTGCGCAAGACCGCGGCCCTCGCCACGCTTGGCATGGCGAGTCCGGACGCGCCGGCCCAAACCGCCACAGCGACGTCACCGGCAGCAACGCTTGCGGACAAGAACGGTTGTCTGGCCTGTCACGGCGTGACCGACAAGAAGATCGGGCCCGCCTTCTCGGAGGTCGCCACCAAGTACCATGGGCAGTCGGATGCGACTGAAAAACTGGTGGCGAAGATACGTGCCGGAGGTGCCGGTAACTGGGGCAGCATGCCAATGCCGCCTCAGGCACAGGTCGCCGAAACCGACGTCCGCACGATGGTCGACTGGATTCTCCGTGGTGCACATTGA
- a CDS encoding c-type cytochrome, with translation MKKMLIAAAMLAGTSLAHAGVDVAAATKLAGANACMGCHAVDKKLVGPSYQEVAAKYKGDKDAVAKLVKKVKGGGSGVWGPIPMPAHPNLSDADAKILVEWVLAGAPAK, from the coding sequence ATGAAGAAGATGCTTATCGCTGCGGCCATGCTGGCTGGCACCTCGCTGGCGCACGCCGGTGTCGACGTTGCCGCGGCGACCAAGCTCGCGGGTGCCAACGCCTGTATGGGTTGCCACGCCGTCGACAAGAAGCTCGTGGGCCCGTCTTATCAGGAAGTCGCTGCCAAGTACAAGGGCGACAAGGATGCCGTGGCCAAGCTGGTGAAGAAGGTGAAGGGCGGCGGTTCGGGCGTCTGGGGTCCGATCCCGATGCCGGCGCACCCGAACCTGTCGGATGCTGACGCCAAGATCCTCGTCGAGTGGGTCCTGGCTGGCGCCCCGGCGAAGTAA
- the soxY gene encoding thiosulfate oxidation carrier protein SoxY — MNQQRRDMLRFSAVMGLAVAAGLIKPEEARAAQVEWNKAAFATKSVADTVKALGGTSASPSDLVVLTAPDIAENGAVVPVAVTSKAPNTQSIAILIEKNPNTLAASFDIPEGTEPSVTTRVKMGQTSKVYALVKADNKYLVAEKEIKVTLGGCGG; from the coding sequence ATGAACCAACAGCGACGCGACATGCTGCGGTTTTCCGCGGTAATGGGACTGGCGGTGGCCGCCGGGCTGATCAAGCCCGAAGAGGCTCGCGCGGCACAGGTGGAATGGAACAAGGCGGCATTTGCGACCAAGAGCGTGGCCGATACGGTCAAGGCGCTGGGTGGCACGAGCGCGAGCCCCAGCGACCTGGTCGTGCTGACCGCACCCGACATTGCCGAGAACGGTGCGGTCGTGCCGGTGGCGGTGACGAGCAAGGCACCGAATACGCAATCGATCGCGATTCTGATTGAGAAGAATCCGAATACGCTCGCCGCGTCGTTCGACATTCCGGAAGGCACCGAGCCGTCGGTGACCACGCGCGTGAAGATGGGGCAGACCTCGAAGGTCTACGCCCTCGTCAAAGCGGATAACAAGTACCTCGTGGCCGAGAAGGAAATCAAGGTCACGCTGGGCGGTTGCGGCGGTTAA
- the soxZ gene encoding thiosulfate oxidation carrier complex protein SoxZ, whose translation MGNPMRIRATEAGGVVEVKALMSHIMETGQRKDASGNIVPAHFIQTVTVTCNGKTVLTAEWGPAVSKDPFMSFKFKGGKKGDKVTVTWTDNKGDSRTDEATVA comes from the coding sequence ATGGGTAATCCGATGCGCATTCGCGCAACCGAGGCCGGCGGTGTCGTCGAGGTCAAGGCGCTGATGAGCCACATCATGGAAACCGGCCAGCGCAAAGACGCTTCCGGTAACATCGTCCCCGCACACTTCATCCAGACGGTCACGGTCACCTGCAATGGCAAGACGGTGCTGACGGCCGAATGGGGTCCGGCGGTATCGAAAGACCCGTTCATGTCGTTCAAGTTCAAGGGCGGCAAGAAGGGCGACAAGGTCACGGTGACGTGGACCGATAACAAGGGCGACTCGCGTACCGACGAGGCGACCGTCGCCTGA